A single region of the Mercenaria mercenaria strain notata chromosome 6, MADL_Memer_1, whole genome shotgun sequence genome encodes:
- the LOC128558152 gene encoding uncharacterized protein LOC128558152: MADDMNSFEEIFCGTWKWDRDENLVEAMRKMKYQEEELQMYCSLKPTMTIERRGDSVYMKFDMGKDMVHDCLFKFDEEFETKDHVMNPPSFHNKEVASFKDGVLTFKARTLLTGPGKVNTQSDMFVKDGELHTPMSPLGDTSYNGNRIFKRA; the protein is encoded by the exons ATGGCGGATGACATGAACTCTTTTGAGGAGATATTTTGTGGAACCTGGAAATGGGACAGGGACGAGAATCTTGTAGAAGCCATGAGAAAAATGA AGTATCAAGAAGAGGAACTTCAGATGTATTGCAGTTTAAAACCAACAATGACGATTGAGCGAAGAGGCGATTCGGTCTACATGAAATTCGATATGGGAAAGGACATGGTTCACGACTGTCTATTCAAATTTGATGAGGAGTTTGAGACAAAGGACCATGTCATGAATCCGCCTTCTTTCCATAATAAG gAAGTAGCTTCATTCAAAGACGGCGTACTGACTTTCAAAGCCAGAACGTTATTGACAGGTCCAGGGAAAGTTAATACACAATCAGATATGTTTGTGAAAGATGGAGAACTTCATACT CCGATGAGTCCCCTCGGTGACACTAGTTATAACGGCAACAGAATTTTCAAACGTGCATAG